The Micromonospora sp. NBC_00421 DNA window GCCGAGGCGGTGGTCGACGCGTTGCTGAAGTACTCCCGCTACCCGGTGCCGCACGCCCTGCTGGTGGACGTGGCCGACACGATGGACCGGTACGGCCGGCTCCAGCTCGCCAACGACCCGGCGTACGGCCTGGTGCTGCGAGGGCTGGACCGGATGGTGCTGATCGAGGTCGCCAAGAGCAAGAAGCTCGCCGGGATGCTCGGTGACAAGATCGACGACGACACGATCCGGGTGCACCCGTCCGAGCGGGGTCGACTCAAGCAGGCGCTGCTGAAGCTGGGCTGGCCGGCGGAGGACCTGGCCGGGTACGTCGACGGCGAGGCGCACCAGATCGAGCTGGCCGAGGCCGGCAAGGACGGCGGCAGGCCGTGGACACTGCGGTCGTACCAGCGGGAGGCGGTGGAGGCGTTCTGGGCCGGCGGGTCCGGGGTGGTGGTGCTGCCGTGCGGGGCAGGGAAGACCATGGTCGGCGCGGCGGCGATGGCCGAGGCGAAGGCGACCACACTGATCCTGGTCACCAACACGGTCGCCGGCCGGCAGTGGAAGCGGGAGCTGATCGCCCGCACCTCGCTCACCGAGGAGGAGATCGGGGAATACTCCGGCGAGCGCAAGGAGATCCGGCCGGTCACCATCGCCACGTACCAGGTGCTCACCTCGCGGCGCGGCGGCGCGTTCACCCACCTGGACCTGTTCGGGGCCCGCGACTGGGGCCTGGTCGTCTACGACGAGGTGCACCTGCTGCCCGCGCCGATCTTCCGGTTCACCGCGGACCTCCAGGCCCGCCGCCGGCTGGGCCTGACCGCGACCCTGGTACGCGAGGACGGCCGGGAGGGCGACGTGTTCAGCCTGATCGGCCCCAAGCGGTACGACGCCCCGTGGAAGGACATCGAGTCGCAGGGCTGGATCGCCCCGGCCGAGTGCACCGAGGTCAGGGTGACCCTGACCGACGCGGAACGGATGTCGTACGCGACGGCGGAGGCCGAGGAGCGCTACCGCATGGCGGCGACCGCCCGCACCAAGCTGCCGGTGGTTCGCGCCCTCGTGCAGCGGCACCCCGAGGACCAGGTGCTGGTGATCGGCGCGTACATCGACCAGTTGCACCAGCTCGGGGAATACCTGGACGCCCCGATCATCCAGGGTTCCACCACCAACAAGGAGCGTGAGCGGCTGTTCGACGCGTTCCGTTCCGGCTCACTGCGCACCCTTGTCATCTCCAAGGTGGGCAACTTCTCCATCGACCTGCCCGAGGCGGCGGTGGCGATCCAGGTGTCCGGGACGTTCGGCTCCCGGCAGGAGGAGGCCCAGCGGCTGGGCCGGGTGCTCCGCCCCAAGGCCGACGGTCGGCAGGCGCACTTCTACACCGTCGTCTCCCGGGACACCATCGACACCGAGTACGCCGCCCACCGCCAGCGCTTCCTCGCCGAGCAGGGGTACGCGTACACCATCGTGGACGCCGACGACGTCCTCGGCCCCCGCCTCCCCACTGTCGACTGACCCGCGCGGCGGGGTGGGGCGCCGGTAGCCGGTAGCTAGCCGGTAGCCGCCGGCTTGACCAACGCGCAGGGTGACTGCGTTTGGGTCCGGGTGCGTTGGTCCCCTCGCGCGCCCGGGCCCCGTTGCGCTGGCCCCTCGCCCTGCGGGCGGCGGGTGTGGGTTGTCCCTCGTGCGTCCTTTGGAGCTGATGGCGTTAACGATTCGGCCGGCAACTCCTCGGCCCGCCCAGCCGGGGCCGTCCCGCCCGACCGGGGGCCGTCGCACCCCGACGGTGGCCGTCCCGCCCGGCCGACGGCCGTCGCATCCCGCCGGTGGTCGTCGCACCCTGCCGGTACTGTGTCCACAGTCGACGATCGACGCCGGCACGTCGAAGGGAATCCGAGTGAAACGCCGACTTCTGCACGCCCTGACGATCGCGATCGTCGTCGGCCCGGGCACCGCCGTGGCCGCCACGCCGGCCTCGGCCAGCGACGCGCCCGGCTACCTGTGCAACCTCACCCAGAACACCTGGCTGCGCACGGCACCGCACGGCCAGGTGCTGCGCACCCTGACCGCCGGGCGCGGGTTCCGCTGGCACGGCCAGGGCTGGGCCGAGGACAACGACAGCTGGATCTACGGCCACGGTGCCGAGGACCCGTCCCTGGACGGCTGGGTCCCCGCCGGCAACACCACCTGCTGACC harbors:
- a CDS encoding DNA repair helicase XPB, producing MSGGPLIVQSDKTLLLEIDHPDAQSCRMAIAPFAELERSPEHVHTYRLTPLGLWNARAAGHDAEAVVDALLKYSRYPVPHALLVDVADTMDRYGRLQLANDPAYGLVLRGLDRMVLIEVAKSKKLAGMLGDKIDDDTIRVHPSERGRLKQALLKLGWPAEDLAGYVDGEAHQIELAEAGKDGGRPWTLRSYQREAVEAFWAGGSGVVVLPCGAGKTMVGAAAMAEAKATTLILVTNTVAGRQWKRELIARTSLTEEEIGEYSGERKEIRPVTIATYQVLTSRRGGAFTHLDLFGARDWGLVVYDEVHLLPAPIFRFTADLQARRRLGLTATLVREDGREGDVFSLIGPKRYDAPWKDIESQGWIAPAECTEVRVTLTDAERMSYATAEAEERYRMAATARTKLPVVRALVQRHPEDQVLVIGAYIDQLHQLGEYLDAPIIQGSTTNKERERLFDAFRSGSLRTLVISKVGNFSIDLPEAAVAIQVSGTFGSRQEEAQRLGRVLRPKADGRQAHFYTVVSRDTIDTEYAAHRQRFLAEQGYAYTIVDADDVLGPRLPTVD